TATGAGTTTCTTAAACTTTAAAGAGAATTAATGTTCAATTAGTTGAGTGAAAGAAGAATATATTTGACATCAGATTTGACTCGTAGAAGATGTATTTGAGTTAAACGAGTAAAATAATCTCCtacaataaacaaatatttaaaaccatcAATTATGGGGTGGAAACTCGACCCATATGTCCACATGTATGagttaaaaaaactttgaattGTTACTATTACTAACAGCAGaagacaatatattttttttttcgtttagCATAATGGCATGTATCACAAGGATGCAAGGAATAAAGAACAATATCATTGTATTTGGAAGAcaattgtttcaaaattttatttgaagtatGACCAAGTTTAAGATGTCATAACATAGATTTATCATTAAGCATTACATTGGAAAGATGTgatgaatttataaaaacattaaaaccaGATCTGCATGACTTGAAGCCATTAGAGTCTTATAAGTAGAATAAGCCATACAATTTCTTAGTCGCACTAATCATTTGAAAATTGGTTTTCTGCATAAGTAAACTATGTGCATAACAAAATATGACCATGCAAGTAATTGTGGAAATGAGTTTGAGAATTGATATAAGATATGCACTAAAATCTGGTACATACAAAACATCAACAAAGGTCAGCTTTCCAAGATGAATATtgctaaaaaaaaaatggcCAATGACAGTGGTATTATtgggtaattttattttaataggtgtgataacttttaaaaaagaaaaaaaatggatggGCAAATATGATTTGTTGCACTGCCATCCAAAATTCATGAAAAGTAAAAAGACATATCACAATGTATGATGGACTTTAGAGGTTTGACTATGGTTGATAGAGGATGAGTTTACCTTGGATTGTTGGAGAAGAGCCATAATAACATCATATTGATTCTCTAGAAAACTAAATTGGTCATGATTAGAGTTATCAACCATTTCAATTTGTTGTGAGGTTGTATCAAGATGCACTTCTACCAAAACTAGCAGAGGTGGTGGAAGTAAAGGAATTTCTACGATTTATCCAATAACAAGATTCAATAGTATAattgttttcttatatttctcACAAAATTGTGTTCTTGTCATTGATCCTTTAGGAGTGTGATTCTTTTATAATCTAGTTTGAATTGTGTTCTTGTCATTGATTCTCTAGGAGTGTGATTCTTTTATAATCtagtttgaattttattgaaattgtgAGGTTGAGAGTtgtcaataaattgtgtgattCTTTTATAATCTAGTGTGATTCTTTTATAATCTAGTATTAGTGAAAAGGAATTGCCAATAAATTCATGTTCATTTTGGAAGATCATAGAAAAAACTTTGACAATTGAAGACATAAGATCTatcatcattatttaaaaacacaCTTGAGAATATTCATTGTTTAAGTcttaaagaaatcaaattatGCAATCTTCATGTTCTTTAGTATAATCTTAGAATTAACCCACAAGAACAAGATGTTGAACAAGTGCAGAAAATAACGCTTGTACAATTGAAGTTCTTTTCTTAAAATCTCTAATCTTGTCTAATATTCAAGATATAGCAATCATCTTCTTTCAATGGTAGAACTTGATCTTGAATGTTAACAACACATTCAATTGATGTTAAGAATCAAAAACTCATGTTATTTGTTGTGTactgatatttatatttaggtTTTCAAGGTGTTAAAGCGGATTATAAGGGATTAAAAAGGTGATCTAATATTTGTGATGATAATGTTCATAAGTTAAATGATTATGAAAGATTTAAAGACCATAAATATCAATATTGTACTTATTTCTATCATTTACAGTTTTTTGACATTTttcatgtatttaaaaaaaatggtcttTTGTCTCTATGTTTACAAATATCAAACactattattctaaaaatacacATTAGCATTAATATAGAATccagaaaacaaagaaattttaCCAAATATCATGTTCAATCCAAGACCAAAATTTTTTATCAGATAAGTGGAAAAACAAAACACCACAACGATAAATGCAGCTGAATTActtataagattttaaatatcTGTAGTTCAAAATGACTTTTAGTGGCAATGCACTCAGTTCAAGTTGGGGATGAGATTggaaaaaagattatatattcATTCTCCATAAGTgttattgaaaaaattcaatttGGTTCTCTAGGAACTAAAAGGAGAATTAAACAAAAGCATGGTACAATTAGAAAAGAGAGAATTAGTTACACAGAGCAAGAGTTTAGGCGGCACGGGAAATGCCTTCCAGCAACAATCTTGTTTCCTGAACAGATGTGTGCAGATTCTGCATCTCATCCTCCAACTTCTTCAACATGCCTGaataagaaatagaagaaaagaaattgtttttgttgtttgctGCAATGACCCTAGCTGTCTGTAACTCTTCGGCTCTTGTCAAATCCATTTGCAATTCTTCTCCTAGAATCTTCATTTCACCCTCCTTTAGGTCATACTCAAACACATGTTGCTGGAGTTCAATAATCATATGTTCTATTTCAGTCATACAATTATCTCTAAACTCCAAGAgcatctctttctctttcatcacACGTTCAAGTGCAAGTTCCTTCTCCTCGGTGTTCCTCAAGCATTGCTTTATTTCCAGTTGAACAGCCTCAAACTGGCTTTCTACATTTGCCCCCTTCTTGTTTAGATTTTCCAGTTCTTTTCTTATAACCCCGAGTTTCTGCTGAGAAAGCTTCATCTCTGCTTGCAgtgttgttttctcttcttcaaacTTAAGTAAATCAGTGGCTTTGCTTCTAAGATGCCAATTTTTCAGCGAGGAATCAATATTCTGTGTGTTTTCGACCGCAAATAGAACCTTTTCACCTTCGTGCTTTCGATTCTCTTCCTCCAATTTCAATTTGATGCACgcaatatttttcttcaattcaacTTCGGATTCTTGGTTCTTCTCTTTAGCATTCTCCAGTGCCTGTTTGGAAGCTTGAAGATCAGCCAATTTCCCTTTCTTGTGGTCAAGATGAGATGTCAAGTCCTTAACAACTGCTCTGGCCCTTGTTTCCCGTTGCACAAAGTAAGAAAATGTCGAGGGAAAGTTTGATAATGAGTATTTTAGCGCTGAGAACTTTTTGTCAacaattattcttctttcatgtGCTTCAGAAAGCTTAAGTTTCAAAGATTCGAACTGCTGACGCTTGATGTGAATATCATTCTCTGTATCCTCGATTTCTCTAGAGAGCTCATCAACTTGGACCGTTGCTTTTTCAGCACAACCGAGTGAAGCTATAGTCTTGACTGCATCTGAGATATGTTCATCGACTCTTTCAAGCTTCTTTGTAGCACAACTTAATTCCTCTGATAACTTTGCCCCACTGAGATTATACTTCTCAGAGTTAACCAATACATCAGCCTCACTGTCATCCTTTAAAAGCTTTTCTTGTTCATATGCATCACAGTCAACGTCCATATCAGACCCAGATGTAGTAGTGGGTTCATATTTACTTTCACTTTCACCCCGCACTTCCTGTGAAATAATTTCTACACTCAAGTCTCTTTCCCCACCATCAACTTCAACAAGCTTTTCTGGGCAGTCAACGAATCCCTTGGTTTCAACTCGGTCTTGTCCAGTACATGAAAGGGTTCTTTTTAGATCATCCCTCTCCTGCATGGCTCTTTCATACAGATTCATGagcttttcattttcttcattcatttCCATTAACTGGTGCTGGAGATTCTCAACCACTCCTTTCAACTCAGCTTCCTCTTTTGTTATTTCAAGAGAAAAGCAACCGTTGTCAATCTGGGAACCAATTTCATGAGCATCCTCCCCTTTATGAGcatttctattaatattatcCGCCGCCGCAGCTTGTTCATACAATTCAATCAGTTTACTATTATCCTCAATCAAGATTTTAAGCTTCATCTTGAGTTCATCGTTCTCTTTTGCCAAAATAATTGCTGTCTCGTGAGCCTCTGCTTCTCTTTCACTGGCAGCAGCTATGGCATCAACCATTGCTTTCAATTCCAGTTGGTCATTGTTGTTAATTACAGGCAATTCGATTGTTGATGGAAGGTCCATTTTCTGTTTTCCTTCATTAACTGTTCGGGATTTCTCATGTTCTAATTTTTCCGTcaaatcatcaacataactgCAAGATAAAATTTAGAGGAAAAATTTCAAGCTCTGTTTTGTTCATGGTGACAACAAAGCGAAACACATCTACGCCGAAACGATTGGAATAAGGAAATATCACGAGAATAACATTGTGGTACAAACTATATACAGGTAATATTCAGAAATGCACAAACACCCCATATATGACAAAAATGATAGAGGAAACAgcacctttttaatttttctttctcctcaaaGCAAACCTCTAGCTTTTTGCAAATTGTATCCATTTCTGCTTGGTTTTGAATAGCCTGTCGTAGATAAAATCATATCAAGTCAGGAGAGAACGAGAAAGACATGAATTATTAAGTTGAATATTGTTAACACAGTGCAACAAGATTTTTCTAGACCTGAATCCGGAGAAACTCGTTTTCCTCCCTAAGCGAAGACTGCCAACGTAATTTTGGACTAGACTCCtgaagacaaacatcaataagAATTAAACATTTGAATAAGTTACATGCACACAATTTAAAATGCAAGCAATAAAACCATAAGTACGGTAAGTAAacagaaaaaatatatgttatctATATACAGCAGTTTTGAAATTTGCCGGCTAATATGAAAACCTGATTGAAAGGACAATCAAAATCAGATTCTAGTTTACATTTATGTTGATGTAGTCCATTGTGACATTCACTGCTTCAGACATGATTACGAGTGCTAGAGATTCTGTATCATTCTTACCAGTTCGGAGACAAGATTGCCATCATTACGTTCATCTTCCATTGTTGGATCAGAATTTGCTTTCTAACATTCCAAAAACCAAGGAGATCGGTCAAGATAGGAGTTTCAAATGACTTCTACACACACGGAAAAATTATTACAGTAACAGTTATTACCAGATCGGGTTCATGCATGAACTTCCAGTCTAGTGCTTCCAACAACTGCACATTCAAGTGGAAAAAGACACAATGAACTTTAAAGGAATTAACTGAAGATTTTATGAAGTACAAGGGCGTGCCATACCTTGTTTTCCAATGCCATGATTTGCTCACTCATCTGTTCTCGTTCTCCTTCCAAACAGAATGACTTTAACCTGTCTTGAAGATGAATAagtattagaaaagaaaaatatgtaaatcaCCGATAAGTCACAGTAGTCTAGCTAGTACTACTCTATTGGTGAACACAGACCGGTTAGTTGACTTGTTTCTCGTGTCTAGACAATATTGCTTCAAAAGACTTCCATAATTCATACTTGTTAATATAATGGGCAAAGTTTATAACTGCGTATATTGTTCATACTAGAACATTGATTTTGGTTGTAGGGTAAATATGTCACTTCACaacctttattattttaatcatatgaaataaaatgagtTACTTTTGCATTCACAAGAGACAAAACAGCTTCATAACTAAAAGGATTTTCCTGTATCAATGAACATGCCttctaatttcttcttttagctGCAAATTTTCCATAGCAAATCTAGTTACTTCATTATTCCGATCAACCTGCGCTCGCAAGACCTCAATTTCCTTCAAATgctcctctttttctttcaacaaatgTGTCTCTGCTGAGATCTTCTCAGAAGCAACTGCTTCTAACCTTTTTATTCCAGCTTCTCGAAAACGTAATCTCATCTTCAAACTTTGTATCTCATCTTCTCTTTGTTTCACCTGAATATCATCCCATATTTGAACCATTTAATCCACCATCATAAAAACATCAACTATTAATAAATCAGCAAAAGACAATGACTgcaaattaaaagactaaaagaaTACTGAAAACCTAGTCAAGAATATTAGAATGGAGCTCTGTGATAACCTGACAAAATTAGTAAGCATTTCTCACATAAAATTGGTACTTGTAGGTCAAAAGCTTATATACTCCTTCCGTCATTAATCAATCATTCATAACAAATAACGAAACTAGTTTGTAAGACGGCTTTTCAACCATCTCCCTCACACCTATGAATGCCAGCCTAGAGTGTGGAAAATGGAAGCTACCCAACAATATAGGAAAGAGTCTGATACCATctaaaaatttctatttaagCACAAGGCAACCCACAAAGTCTGTTCATAAGGTGACAATTCCATGGAAGCCATATTTCTAGCTGATACAAGATTAAAGTAACGCCGTGAGGCTGCAAATAAGGCAGTCATCAAAGAGGTCGTAACTAAGATAAACTAAGACAAACTAGAGGTGACCACAATTAAGGTGACTTCTCAACACACATCAATAAGAAATATACTGCTTTTCAAAGATACCAGCTTCATTGATGCTTGAACTTCATCTCTTAATGCTTGTAATTTCATCTCtttgtccttttcccttctAAAGGCCCCAACAAGGGCAATGTCATAGTCTTTTTTCTGCAAAAAGAGAAAGACGCTTATCAGTATAAAATGTTATGAGAGACTAGATGATTTCTTAGGCACAAAAGAACATCAACCTGGGATATCCTTTTAACAGAGGTTAATGGACTGAATGATCCTTGCACACCCTCCCACTTGAAGCATCCAGGAGAACCTGGAAAGCTGATTACTGAATTGTCATTATCCTGAATTTCTCCTCCAGCAACTAGACCACGTAAACGGGATAGTTCCTTCTGAGACCCCAAAATAAAGTGGAGTAAAAACCAGTTAGTTTAGTAAGGAAGAAATACAAGTTGTTGGAACTCTTTAAATAGTAGatgaaaagtaaaagtaaaatctGAGTCACAGTTGTACTTTTCCTATAAGCAATTAAGTAATTTTACATAAAAGCTTCTATGAAATAATCACTCTTATGAATTCGTATGGCATGAAACGTAAGTTGATGTTATTGTTCCGTTAGCATTCAAAGTACAgatgaaaagtgaaaataaacTCTTGCTCACTGTCACACTTCTCCGATGGCCAATTCGATAAGCATATATATAAAGGCATTAATTGACTCATAATGATGAATGACTAAATTACCCCTTACATACTCATTATATATAAAGAACACGGGCCGCCAAACATTTTGTTCAGAACATAAGAGATGAAAggataaatcaaaattataataccTTAAGTTGCTGAATCTGAATTCTCATGGCAATGACATCTCCAGAGGCATCCTCGTTTATAATAGCCTGgagaaaaatacaattatttatatagatcAACTACATAACTAAACAGCTGAGGCTATGTTTAACAAAACTAGCTCAAAGCCGGAAGTTGATAGCTGAAATCCGGTGAAACACCGATATTCCAATTTGCTTCATGTATCCATGTGCAATACATATTAATACTCAGAGGATACTTAACAGATATATATCTATGAAGTATTCAAACCTACGAAGCTCcaatacttttatttgtttcacATATAAGATAACAAACATTTTGGATAATTCACTGAAAAATGTTGGTGAAGTGTCCAAGCTTTTAAACATTTGTATCTGTCAAAGTATATTTTAggaaactttaaatattatttccatttatttaatttgttatattccCTGTATCTtgctattattattagaataacAATCCCACAATTTTAGGGATTTGTTCCGTCGAATAGGCTGTTCACTCTTGTATATATATCTAATCCATGTAAGGAGataaataacagaaaataatatattctctcTCCTGAATTcaagatggtatcagagctcccgATCCTTGGGAGCCTGTGACCGTGTGTTTTGATTGCAGCCTTCATTGCTGCCCAACCCTAGAGTTCCATCCCAGCCTTCATTGCTGCCCAATCCAAGAGTTTCATTGCAGCCTCCATTTCCTGCACATAAtcaattttcgtttttttgtgCCTTAATTGCACATTTTTACAATGGCTGAAATGGAAAATGTAGACAAGTTCCAGACTACAGAATTAATGTTCATTCTGCTTATAGAttgaatggaaaaaattatcttaaatggTCTCAAATCATTAAGACCATtctaaaaggaaaaggaaaggtCAGCCATCTCACTGATGATGTCCCTGCGGAAGAAGATGCCAGATTCAATTCATGGGATGAAGAAGACTCCATGATCATGGCATGGCTATGGAACTCAATGGTTCCAGAAATCAGCGATACATGCATGTTTCTCACTTCTGCAAAGGCTATATGGATTGCAATAGAGCAAACCTACTCTAAGGCAAAGGATGCTGCCGAGATTTATGAGGTGAAAGTAAAAACAATGGCAGCCAAACAAGGCACTAAAACTGTCACTGAATATGCTAATCAACTCAAATCTTTATGGATGGAGTTAGATCATTATAGGGTCATAAAGGCCAAGTGTTCTGAGGATTCAGCAATTCTAAGAGAATACATTGAACAAGATCGGGTGTATGATTTCTTGGTAGGACTAAACTAAGAATATGATCAAGTCAGAATCCAAATATTAGGCAAGGAGAAGGTTCCTGGACTCAATGAAGTAATGGCAATTATTCAGAGTGAAGAAAGTAGAAGGAGTCTAATGCTAGAGACCCCAATTGTGGATAATCCAGCTATGCTTGTTGGAGGAATAGTCATGGTTGCAGAACAAAAAAAAGTAGGTCCTCAAAGCCACGTcacagagaagaaaaatgaaggagTTTGGTGCACCTATTGCAACAAGCCACGTCACACAAGGGATAAATGCTGGAAGTTACTTGGAAAACCTCAAAGTAAAGATTGGGGACACAAAGGAGGCCTTCCAAGGAGAGGGGGGCAGGCTTATGTTGCTACTGGTCCTGAAAGTCAAGAAGGATCTGTACAACTCAATCATGAGGAGTTAGAAAGAGTAAGGTCCTTGCTTAGTAAATTGGAAAAACCCACAGGTACGTGTTCATTAACATACTCTCGTAAGTTTCCATTTTCTTGTGGATTTAATGTCTCAAATACCCCATTTGCCCATTATTGGATATTAGACTCTGGAGTCACAGACCACATGATACCATTCCCTAAACACTTCTCCACATATTCCCCATGTCCTAGCAGCAAGAAAATTTCTACAGCTGATGGGACTCTCATAACTGCAGCTGGACAAGGAGATGTCCAAATAACCCCAAACATAATACTAAAAAATGTTCTTCATGTCCCTAAGTTATCCACAAGTCTGATATCTATACAAAAACTTACCAAGGACCTCATATGTAATGTAGTTTTTCATAGTAACTCTTGTATATTGCAGGACAAGAAGTCAGGGAGGACGATTGGACATGCTAGAGAATGGAATGGCCTTTACTACATGGAAGATTTGAGTCTGCCCATTGAGAGTCATTCTCTAATATCTGAATCCTCCAtgaccaaaaaagaaaaaatccaaTTGTTTCATTGTCGTTTGGGGCATCCTTCATTTCGGGTCATAAAGTTAATATTTCCttccttgtttaaaaatttaaatctagaAGATCTTCATTGTGAGGTGTGTGAGCTTGCCAAACACAAGCGTGTATCTTTTCCTATCAGCAATAAAGTAAGCAATTCTCCATTTTATCTTGTTCAAACGGATGTGTGGGGTCCCTCTAATACTCCTAGTACTTTCGGGGCTAAATGGTTTAtaacctttatagatgattgtACAAGGGTAACATGGCTTTTCCTTCTTAAACACAAATCTGAGGTCAACTCTATTTTTCTCCAGTTTGTTTCaatgattaaaaatcaatttggggttaatataaaaataatcaggTCTGATAATGCCAAAGATTACTTCAATAATACCCTAaattctttttgtcaaaagGAAGGAATAATCCATGAATCCTCATGTGTAAACACACCCCAACAAAATGGGATTGCAGAAAGGAAAAATGGGCACTTATTAGATCAAACTAGAGcacttctttttcaaaataatgttcTGAAAAGATTTTGGAGAGAAGCTATTCTCACTGCCACTTACTTGATTAATAGATTACCTTCTACTGTTTTATCCTCAAAAAGCCCCATGGAAGTCTTAAACTCGTTCTACCCACATATAATCCATACAAATAACCTTCAACCTAGAATTTTTGGGTGTGTCTCCTTTGTACATGTTCATAGTAATGGAAGAGGAAAACTTGACCCAAGGGCAATACAATGTGTTTTTTTGGGGTACTCTGTCACACAAAAAGGGTATAGGTGTTTCCATCCCCCATCCAAAAAATTCTTTGTGTCAAGAGATGTTACTTTCAATGAACGAGTTAGCTACTTTGACCAATCTCATCTTCAGGGGGAGACTTTAAGAGAGGAAGATGAGCCTTTTACATTACCAAATCTATCTTTTGGACcagaaacaaaaattcaaaaggaTATGACCACTGTATGTGAAGCAGAAGCTGAAGAGGAACAAGTAGTGGTGAATCAAA
The genomic region above belongs to Vigna radiata var. radiata cultivar VC1973A unplaced genomic scaffold, Vradiata_ver6 scaffold_234, whole genome shotgun sequence and contains:
- the LOC106753138 gene encoding kinesin-like protein KIN-12E, which translates into the protein MPFLSEAASAIKSRFGFHDHPSASLSLVQNTPDLLKSATKDSLAQSSIVRNLSDWDDESVVGQSSAAVSSSRSFEFCEDPSFWKDHNVQVIIRMRPLSNSEISVQGYGKCVRQESCQTITWTGHPESRFTFDAVADENVSQENLFKVAGLPMVENCMGGYNSCMFAYGQTGSGKTHTMLGDIEGGTRRHSVNSGMTPRIFEHLFSRIQKEKEARRDEKLKFTCKCSFLEIYNEQILDLLEPSSNNLQIREDSKKGVYVENLKEIEVNYAREVIQLLIQGAANRKVAATNMNRASSRSHSVFTCIIESQWESQGVTHFRYARLNLVDLAGSERQKSSGAEGERLKEATNINKSLSTLGLVIMNLVSISNGKSLHVPYRDSKLTFLLQDSLGGNSKTIIIANISPSICCSLETLSTLKFAQRAKFIKNNAIINEDASGDVIAMRIQIQQLKKELSRLRGLVAGGEIQDNDNSVISFPGSPGCFKWEGVQGSFSPLTSVKRISQKKDYDIALVGAFRREKDKEMKLQALRDEVQASMKLVKQREDEIQSLKMRLRFREAGIKRLEAVASEKISAETHLLKEKEEHLKEIEVLRAQVDRNNEVTRFAMENLQLKEEIRRLKSFCLEGEREQMSEQIMALENKLLEALDWKFMHEPDLKANSDPTMEDERNDGNLVSELESSPKLRWQSSLREENEFLRIQAIQNQAEMDTICKKLEVCFEEKEKLKSYVDDLTEKLEHEKSRTVNEGKQKMDLPSTIELPVINNNDQLELKAMVDAIAAASEREAEAHETAIILAKENDELKMKLKILIEDNSKLIELYEQAAAADNINRNAHKGEDAHEIGSQIDNGCFSLEITKEEAELKGVVENLQHQLMEMNEENEKLMNLYERAMQERDDLKRTLSCTGQDRVETKGFVDCPEKLVEVDGGERDLSVEIISQEVRGESESKYEPTTTSGSDMDVDCDAYEQEKLLKDDSEADVLVNSEKYNLSGAKLSEELSCATKKLERVDEHISDAVKTIASLGCAEKATVQVDELSREIEDTENDIHIKRQQFESLKLKLSEAHERRIIVDKKFSALKYSLSNFPSTFSYFVQRETRARAVVKDLTSHLDHKKGKLADLQASKQALENAKEKNQESEVELKKNIACIKLKLEEENRKHEGEKVLFAVENTQNIDSSLKNWHLRSKATDLLKFEEEKTTLQAEMKLSQQKLGVIRKELENLNKKGANVESQFEAVQLEIKQCLRNTEEKELALERVMKEKEMLLEFRDNCMTEIEHMIIELQQHVFEYDLKEGEMKILGEELQMDLTRAEELQTARVIAANNKNNFFSSISYSGMLKKLEDEMQNLHTSVQETRLLLEGISRAA